In the genome of Myxococcus guangdongensis, the window CCGCTTCGACGCGCCGGTGAGCCAGATGCTGGGCTGCGAGCTGCACACGGACGACGCGGGCCGGGTGAGCTCCACGAAGCCCTATGTCATCTCGATGGAGTACGAGGACTTCTGAGCCTCGGGCCCGGTGGGCAGCTCGACGGTGAAGGTGCTGCCCTCGCCGGGGGTGCTCTCCACGTGGATGGAGCCCCCGAGCGCGGTGAGGATTTCGCGCACCAGGTGCAGCCCCAGGCCCAGGCCGCCGTAGGCGCGCACGGAGACGGCGCGCTCGAAGCGCTCGAAGATGTCGGCCAGCCGGTCCTCCGCGATGCCGATGCCCCGGTCCGTCACGCTCACGCGCACCCGCCCGTCGTCCTCCCACGCGCGCAGGGTGATGGGCTTGCCCGGGCCGAACTTCAGGGCGTTGGACACCAGGTGCGTCAGCACCTGCCCCAGCCGCGAGCCATCCCAGTGCCCCCACAGCGGGCCCGCGACCTGGAGCTCCAGCGCGCAGCCGGCGCGCTCCAGGGGCTCGGCGAGCTGGCCCGCCGCGTGGTGGATGAGGTCCGCCAGGTCCACGCGAGACAGGCGCAGGTCCATCCGCCCGGCCTGGAGGCGGGAGATGTCGAGCATCTCCTCCACCAGCGTGGCCAGCTTCAGCGTCTGGGCGTCCAGCGTGCGCAGCGCGCGCACGGCGTGGGGCGGCAGCCCGGGCGGCGTGTGGCGCAAGAGCGTCTGCACCATGAGGCGCAGCGAGGTGAGCGGCGTGTTCAGCTCGTGGGAGGCCACGCTGAGGAACTCGTCGCGCAGGCGCACGGCGTCCTGGGCCTCGCGGTACAGCCGGGCGTTGTCCAGGCAGACGGCCACGCGGCGCGACAGCTCCTGGGCGAGCCCCAGGTCCGCCTCCGTGTAGCGCCTGCCGGGCGCGCCGGAGACGAAGGTGGCCACGCCCAGCGTCTTGCCTCCGGCGATGAGCGGCACGTGCATGGCGGCGCGTGAGCCGATGTCGCGCAGCAGGTCGATGTACTCCTGGCCGTGGCCATGCTCGCGCAGGATGAAGTCGGGGACGTCCGTGCGCAGGAAGGGCTTGCCGGTACGCAGCGCGTGGACCAGGGCGGGCGGGGACGTCCAGTCCACCGGGTACTTCTCCAGCATCTGCTTCAGGCGCGCCTCCTTGCGCGCGTCCACGTGCGCCGCCGACAGCACCCGCAGGTGCTCGCCGCGCTCGACGACGGTGACGATGCACCAGTCCGCCAGGAAGGGCACCACCCGCCGCATGGCGTTGCCCAGCATCACCTCCACGTCCAGCGACTCGGCCAGCGCCAGCCCCGTGTCCGCCAGGAAGCGCACGGCCCGCTCCGCGCGGCGGCGCTCCTTCACCTCCACGTGGAGCTGCTCGAACAGGCGGCTGTTCTCCAGCGAGATGGCGATCTGCGACGACAGCGTGCGCAGCACCCCCACGCGCTCCGGGGTGAAGGCGCGCGTGGCCAAATCGTTCTCCAGGTAGAGCACGCCCACCGTGTTGCCATGGCGCTGGATGGGGACGACGAGCGCGGACTTCACCGCGCGGCGGACCACGTAGGCGTCCCCTACGAAGCGGCCCTGGTGCGCGGCGTCGGCCAGCACCAGCGTCTCGCCGGTGCCGAAGGCGTGCTCCACCAACGTCACCGGCACCTGGTGGCTCGCCTCCAGCGGGGTGCGCTCCAGGCTGACGGGCTCGGAGCTGGCGCCCACGGCGCAGACCTGCGGGCTGCCGCCCTCGTCCAGGACGAGCGCGCCGCGCGTGGCCCCCGCGGCCTCGAAGCACACCGCCATCAGCTTCTCGAGCAGCCGGTCCAGCACCACCTCGCCCACCAGCGTCTCGGAGGCCTTGAGCAGGGTGAGCAGGTCCAGCGAGGCCCCCGGCGGCGTGGGCCCCGTCGCGGTGGCGCCGAGCTCCACCCAGGGCCGGTCCACCCGCGTCGCCAGCTCCGGGAACTCCTCCTCCAGCTGCGTCACCTTGGCCTGCGCGCCCCAGCGCATGTAGCCGTCCAGCGCCGCGCGCAGGTACAGCGGCACCAGGCGCCGGTGGCCCTGCTGCTGGTGGAACCGCCCCGCCAGCTCGTGGGCCAGGGCCTCGTCCTGGAGGAAGCCCTCGGTGTGCGCGCCGTCGATGGCGCTGTCGTACAGCCGCATCGCCTCCAGCGCCCGGTCCTCCAGCCGCGCCACCTCCGCCGCCACCAGCTGGTGCTTGTGGCGGAAGTTCTCCGGACACGTCCGGGCCCACGCCTCCAGTCGCCGCTGGTTGTCGGCCACGACGACCAGCAGGGACGCCTTCTCCGCGGGCACCCGGGACGCTCGCGCCAGCAGCGTCAGCGACGTGAGCACGTTGAAGTCCACGTTGCGGAAGAAGCCCTGCGTGTAGTGCACGTAGGGCAGGGCCTCGCGCGACATCCGCAGCGCCTCGTCGATGTCGCCCATCACGTAGGCGACGAGCAGCTTCATCATCGCGAGCAGGTAGAGGTTGGTCTGCTCCGCCCGGTCCGACGCGAGGTACGCGCTCTCATCGAAGTCGTCGTCGTCCAGGCGCGCGGGCGTGCGCGTGCGGCCCTGGAGCGCGCGGATGGCCTGCCGGTAGAGGATGGACACGTCCACCATGCCCCGCACGTTGACGCGTCGGGAGTAGGAGAGGGCGGTGTCGATGGAGCCGAGGATGCGCACCAGCTCGGTGCCCATGGCCATCTCCGTGGAGACGACGGTGGTGAGCGCGTAGCTGGTGAACTGCAAATCACCACTGGCCAGCCCTGTCGTCACCGCCCGGCGCAGCAGCGACAGGCTGGTGCGCAGGGGCGCGCGCCAGTGATTGACGTTGAGCGTGAGGCTGATGAGCGCCCGGCACTCCTGCCTGGCGTCGCCCAGCTTGCGCGCGAGCGCCACGCCCAGGTGTCCATGGGCCTGGGCTTCTTCCACCTCGCCCCGGCTCGCGAGCAGCATGCCCTGCGAGGCGTGGACGGCGGGGGCCCAGCGCGAGTTGCCGTGTTCCAGCGTGAGCGCCAGCGCCAGCGTGTTGAGCCACGCGAACAGGTCCGGGTCCACGAAGAAGGCGGGCGTGACGAGCTCGGACAACAGCTGCACGCAGGCCAGGTGCCGGCTGTCGGTCATCATCGGCGCGTCCAGCAGCGCCTCCACCCGGCGCCCGTCCAGGTGCTGGCGCACGCGCGCCTGTCCCTCGGCGAGCGCCTCCTGGTAGCCGTGCTCGGGGAACTCCACGCCGAACAAGCGCAGCCCCTCGCGGCCCGCGGCGAGCGCCTCCGCGTAGCGCCCGGTCATGAGGTTCGCGAGCACCTGGAGGACGTACAGGTCCGCCTTCTGGGTCGCGGACGCGGCGTGCGCGTGCGCGGTGCACAGCAGCTGCTCCGCCAGCTTCCCGTTGCCGGAGAGGTACGCGCACTCCGCGGCCTCCCGGTGCACCTGGAAGAGCCGCTCCTGTCGCCGGGCCTCCCCGCCCGCGGGGAGCAGCGACAGGCCCCGGGTGAAGTACACCAGCGCCGCGCCGAAGGCGGAGGCCCCCTTGGCCTTGAAGCCCGCGCGGAAGAACAGCTCCGCCAGCTGCGTGCGCTCCTCGCCGTCGCTCAGCTTGCCGAGGCCCCGGTGGAGGTGGTCCACCACCGCGAAGAGGCGCTCCTCCAGCGCGTCGCCCTTCGCGCCGTGCCACAGCTTCCGCCCCACGGCCAGGTGCAGCGTCTGGCGTTGGTCCTCGGTGAGCAGCGAGTACGCCGCCTGCCGGACGCGGTCGTGCGCGAAGCGGTAGGTGGCCTCGCGCCGCGCGCCGTCCGTCGCCGCGCGCGCGGGCTCGCTCTCGGGGACGAGCAGCCCTTCTCGCAAGAGGCTCCACAGCGCGGAGGCCGCGTCCTGCTCGCTCTCGTCGACGAGCGATGACAGCAGGCCCAGCTCCACCTGGTCCCCCAGGCACGAGGCCACCTCCAGCACGTGCTGGGTGCGCTCCGGCAGGCGGCGGATGGCGGCGAGCAGCAGCTCCACCACGTTCTCCGTCACCTCCACGCGGGACAGTCGCTCCAGCTCCCAGGTCCACGTGCCGTGCTCCCAGTCGAAGCGCAGGAGCCCGGACGCGTGCAGCAGGCGCAACAGCCGCGTGAGGAAGAGCGGGTTGCCCGCCGTCTTGCTCGTGAGCAGCCGGGCCAGGGGCGCCACCCGCGCGGGCTCCAGCTGGAAGGTGTCCGCGCACAGCGCGGTGGTGGCGCCGACGTCCAGCGGCTCCAGCTCGAAGTCCTGGACGGGCAGCGTGTCCTGCTCCACGAGCACATCGAGCAGGCGCGACAGCGGGTGTCCCGGGCCCACCT includes:
- a CDS encoding AAA family ATPase, which translates into the protein MWQAPGTEGLQEIHRGRRYVVFRTWAHDGRPLVIKQVRQGPLAAGSAPMLRHEHALLTELRDAVPDLARAVWLEDAPSHPPALVLEDAGPHTLQAWLRRKPVDLERFMELALQLTGILTRLHEQHVIHRDLNPTNLVMSASGTHLTLIDFDLATRVSGIAPTRDLPGELQWALPYVAPEQTGRMNRPIDHRADLYSLGATFYELLTGLPPFTSPDPVELVHAHLARAPVPPAFVNPAVPRIVSDIVLKLLAKMPEERYQGADSLLSDLLEAGRRQHDGDFTLGRLDLAHQLSLPERLYGREPEQEELREARERVRRGGSELVLLSGAAGIGKSALVHELARDALPGDRLLTGKFNQLQGNVPYAAFVQAFQGLMRELLEESPPSRDFWRERLLGALGPHARVITDVVPALEVLLGPQPLPPALGPVESAARFHLLFQSFVQSLATPRHALLLFLDDLQWADPGSLQLLESLCTDPGSRHVLFVGAWRPQEVGPGHPLSRLLDVLVEQDTLPVQDFELEPLDVGATTALCADTFQLEPARVAPLARLLTSKTAGNPLFLTRLLRLLHASGLLRFDWEHGTWTWELERLSRVEVTENVVELLLAAIRRLPERTQHVLEVASCLGDQVELGLLSSLVDESEQDAASALWSLLREGLLVPESEPARAATDGARREATYRFAHDRVRQAAYSLLTEDQRQTLHLAVGRKLWHGAKGDALEERLFAVVDHLHRGLGKLSDGEERTQLAELFFRAGFKAKGASAFGAALVYFTRGLSLLPAGGEARRQERLFQVHREAAECAYLSGNGKLAEQLLCTAHAHAASATQKADLYVLQVLANLMTGRYAEALAAGREGLRLFGVEFPEHGYQEALAEGQARVRQHLDGRRVEALLDAPMMTDSRHLACVQLLSELVTPAFFVDPDLFAWLNTLALALTLEHGNSRWAPAVHASQGMLLASRGEVEEAQAHGHLGVALARKLGDARQECRALISLTLNVNHWRAPLRTSLSLLRRAVTTGLASGDLQFTSYALTTVVSTEMAMGTELVRILGSIDTALSYSRRVNVRGMVDVSILYRQAIRALQGRTRTPARLDDDDFDESAYLASDRAEQTNLYLLAMMKLLVAYVMGDIDEALRMSREALPYVHYTQGFFRNVDFNVLTSLTLLARASRVPAEKASLLVVVADNQRRLEAWARTCPENFRHKHQLVAAEVARLEDRALEAMRLYDSAIDGAHTEGFLQDEALAHELAGRFHQQQGHRRLVPLYLRAALDGYMRWGAQAKVTQLEEEFPELATRVDRPWVELGATATGPTPPGASLDLLTLLKASETLVGEVVLDRLLEKLMAVCFEAAGATRGALVLDEGGSPQVCAVGASSEPVSLERTPLEASHQVPVTLVEHAFGTGETLVLADAAHQGRFVGDAYVVRRAVKSALVVPIQRHGNTVGVLYLENDLATRAFTPERVGVLRTLSSQIAISLENSRLFEQLHVEVKERRRAERAVRFLADTGLALAESLDVEVMLGNAMRRVVPFLADWCIVTVVERGEHLRVLSAAHVDARKEARLKQMLEKYPVDWTSPPALVHALRTGKPFLRTDVPDFILREHGHGQEYIDLLRDIGSRAAMHVPLIAGGKTLGVATFVSGAPGRRYTEADLGLAQELSRRVAVCLDNARLYREAQDAVRLRDEFLSVASHELNTPLTSLRLMVQTLLRHTPPGLPPHAVRALRTLDAQTLKLATLVEEMLDISRLQAGRMDLRLSRVDLADLIHHAAGQLAEPLERAGCALELQVAGPLWGHWDGSRLGQVLTHLVSNALKFGPGKPITLRAWEDDGRVRVSVTDRGIGIAEDRLADIFERFERAVSVRAYGGLGLGLHLVREILTALGGSIHVESTPGEGSTFTVELPTGPEAQKSSYSIEMT